A genomic window from Streptomyces sp. NBC_01429 includes:
- a CDS encoding glycerophosphodiester phosphodiesterase, producing MKTRSSVTVAAVLLSAALLVAPGAATAAGPDGEAGARHGRPLVIAHRGASAYAPENTLAAVDKAHELGIDWVENDVQRTRDGELVVIHDDTLRRTTDAERVFPDRAPWKVEDFTAAEIARLDAGSWFGERWAGARVPTLSQYLRTVEANGQKLLLEIKAPELYPGVEGDILRVLRAEGWLDRSHVARRLVVQSFSADSVRTVHERRPEITTGFLGTPEAADLPGYAAFTDQINPSHTSLTAGQVAAAHRLKGPHGKPLTVHTWTVNDAAGAVRARDLGVDGIITNNPDVVRDALGRAGSG from the coding sequence TTGAAGACACGATCCTCGGTGACAGTGGCCGCCGTGCTGCTGAGTGCCGCGTTACTGGTCGCGCCGGGCGCCGCCACGGCCGCCGGGCCCGACGGGGAGGCGGGCGCGCGGCACGGGCGCCCGCTGGTCATCGCGCACCGGGGCGCCTCGGCGTACGCGCCCGAGAACACGCTCGCCGCCGTCGACAAGGCCCATGAGCTGGGCATCGACTGGGTGGAGAACGATGTCCAGCGCACCCGGGACGGCGAGCTGGTCGTGATCCACGACGACACGCTGCGGCGGACCACGGACGCCGAACGGGTCTTCCCCGACCGCGCCCCCTGGAAGGTCGAGGACTTCACCGCGGCGGAGATCGCGCGGCTGGACGCGGGCAGCTGGTTCGGCGAGCGGTGGGCGGGCGCGCGGGTGCCGACCCTGAGCCAGTATCTGAGGACCGTCGAGGCCAACGGGCAGAAGCTGCTCCTGGAGATCAAGGCGCCCGAGCTGTACCCGGGCGTCGAGGGCGACATCCTGCGCGTGCTGCGCGCGGAGGGCTGGCTGGACCGCTCGCACGTCGCGCGGAGGCTGGTCGTCCAGAGCTTCTCGGCGGACAGCGTCCGTACGGTGCACGAACGGCGGCCGGAGATCACGACGGGCTTCCTGGGCACGCCCGAGGCGGCCGACCTGCCCGGGTACGCCGCGTTCACGGACCAGATCAATCCGTCGCACACCTCGCTCACCGCCGGGCAGGTCGCGGCGGCGCACCGGCTGAAGGGGCCGCACGGCAAGCCGCTCACGGTGCACACCTGGACCGTCAACGACGCGGCGGGCGCGGTGCGGGCCAGGGATCTCGGGGTGGACGGGATCATCACCAACAACCCCGACGTGGTGCGGGACGCGCTGGGCCGGGCCGGGAGCGGCTGA
- a CDS encoding TerC family protein: MDVSLNLWVLTILGLSALIAVDFFIGRKPHDVSMREAGIWTVVWIALAALFGLGLMLFGTAQASGEFFAGFITEKSLSVDNLFVFVLIMAKFSVPTHLQQRVLLVGVLIALVLRAVFIAAGAAIIASFSWVFFIFGAFLMYTAWKLIQEARSDEEEEEFEENRLLKSIEKRFGVADRYHGTKLFIRANGKRILTPLMVVMLAIGTTDVLFALDSIPAIFGLTQDPYIVFTANAFALMGLRQLYFLIGGLLKKLVHLSYGLSVILGFIGVKLVLHALHESGVHVPEISIPVSLAVICGVLVVTTITSLIASKKQAEREAAEADGGDQGGGESGKDSIQV, translated from the coding sequence GTGGACGTCTCGTTGAACCTGTGGGTGCTGACCATTCTTGGTCTGTCCGCCCTGATCGCCGTCGACTTCTTCATCGGGCGCAAGCCCCATGACGTGTCGATGAGGGAAGCCGGTATCTGGACGGTCGTCTGGATCGCCCTCGCCGCGCTGTTCGGCCTCGGCCTGATGCTGTTCGGTACGGCACAGGCTTCCGGAGAGTTCTTCGCGGGCTTCATCACCGAGAAGTCGCTCAGCGTCGACAACCTCTTCGTCTTCGTCCTGATCATGGCGAAGTTCTCGGTGCCCACCCATCTCCAGCAGCGTGTGCTGCTGGTCGGGGTGCTGATAGCCCTGGTCCTGCGGGCCGTGTTCATCGCCGCCGGCGCCGCCATCATCGCCAGCTTCTCGTGGGTCTTCTTCATCTTCGGCGCGTTCCTGATGTACACCGCCTGGAAGCTCATCCAGGAGGCGCGCTCGGACGAGGAGGAAGAGGAGTTCGAGGAGAACCGCCTCCTGAAGTCCATCGAGAAGCGCTTCGGCGTCGCCGACCGCTACCACGGCACCAAGCTCTTCATCCGGGCCAACGGCAAGCGGATCCTGACCCCGCTGATGGTGGTCATGCTCGCCATCGGGACCACCGATGTGCTCTTCGCTCTGGACTCCATCCCCGCGATCTTCGGTCTCACCCAGGACCCGTACATCGTCTTCACCGCCAACGCGTTCGCCCTGATGGGCCTGCGGCAGCTCTACTTCCTGATCGGCGGTCTGCTCAAGAAGCTGGTGCACCTCAGCTACGGCCTGTCGGTGATCCTCGGCTTCATCGGTGTGAAGCTGGTGCTCCACGCGCTGCACGAGTCCGGGGTGCACGTCCCCGAGATCTCCATACCGGTCTCGCTGGCGGTCATCTGCGGTGTGCTGGTCGTCACCACGATCACCAGCCTCATCGCCTCCAAGAAGCAGGCGGAGCGCGAGGCGGCCGAGGCGGACGGCGGCGACCAGGGCGGCGGCGAGTCCGGCAAGGACAGCATCCAGGTCTGA
- a CDS encoding methylated-DNA--[protein]-cysteine S-methyltransferase — MNEYGESRPSVEWAVTPSDIGPLLLAATRRGLVSVVFHARGPVRERALGRIAGRLGAEPVACASGLLAEPIRRLSAYFAGEPLEFGLPLDWSLSAGFNERVLRELASGVPYGTVVGYGELAERVGRPGGAQAVGAAMGSNPLPVVVPCHRVVESDGGLGGFGGGLETKRRLLALEGVLPAPLF; from the coding sequence ATGAACGAGTACGGGGAGTCGCGGCCTTCGGTGGAGTGGGCGGTGACGCCGAGCGACATCGGGCCGCTGCTGCTGGCCGCGACCCGGCGGGGGCTGGTGAGCGTGGTCTTCCACGCCCGGGGGCCGGTGCGGGAGCGGGCGCTCGGGCGGATAGCCGGCCGGCTGGGCGCCGAGCCGGTCGCGTGCGCGTCGGGGCTGCTGGCCGAGCCGATACGCCGGCTGTCGGCGTATTTCGCGGGCGAGCCGCTGGAGTTCGGGCTGCCGCTCGACTGGTCGCTCTCCGCCGGCTTCAACGAGCGGGTCCTGCGCGAGCTGGCGTCCGGCGTTCCGTACGGCACGGTGGTGGGATACGGCGAGCTGGCGGAGCGGGTGGGGCGGCCCGGGGGCGCGCAGGCCGTGGGTGCGGCGATGGGCTCCAACCCGCTGCCGGTGGTGGTGCCGTGCCACCGGGTGGTGGAGAGCGACGGCGGGCTCGGCGGCTTCGGCGGCGGACTGGAGACGAAGCGGCGGCTGCTGGCGCTGGAGGGCGTGCTGCCGGCGCCGCTCTTCTGA
- a CDS encoding TerD family protein, producing the protein MTAELVRGQNHPLPHTRLEIRVTAGVPVLACATFGDERGDAPGTDSVAHPGSPALPGVEVSRRAATGPRFHIDLEAVPAPVQLVRVVLALPEGVGGPDRFGAAAAPSAVVASADGAEIAGFTLTGLDAESAVIALELYRRHGGWKVRAVGQGYAGGLGELLADQGVPGARETAAGIQEAAGRHPARAVREAGPGPGTPDGARRPGAVNYIHPGRPRLTATPATSPATPPATSSPAEASAPPSGPGEPPRPVAGDAGGWTMDERLYNQVWGMFEDLARSVAAYRSATGFAESRMDQELDRLLADPRGRTGGAGEAARARARAAHDELAGRARTVLDRDLDRLAAESEVVEPALPPAYARWDSACWQDYQVPREAPMALRLGDLRLPERPGLRIPMLVRLPLERGLWIDSGRSGPAVAPAADPRRSAMDTAVSHAARLLAVHPPGAFTVQVIDPAGSATAALAPLTAAGVLDGPPATGAGGVAALLARLTRRVDLVQMAVRGGAAESLPPDLDPAEQLLIVHDFPHGFDDRTVTQLRYLADEGPAVGVHLMMVADREDASGYGPVLDPLWRSLLRITPVPDDHLADPWVGHAWTYEPPVVPPGSGILDRVLRQVAQKRRAPRR; encoded by the coding sequence ATGACCGCCGAGCTGGTCCGGGGGCAGAACCATCCCCTGCCGCACACCCGACTGGAGATACGGGTGACGGCCGGTGTCCCCGTCCTGGCCTGTGCCACGTTCGGCGACGAACGGGGTGACGCGCCGGGGACCGACTCGGTGGCCCACCCCGGCTCACCCGCCCTGCCGGGCGTCGAGGTCTCCCGCCGGGCCGCCACCGGCCCCCGCTTCCACATCGATCTGGAAGCCGTACCCGCACCGGTACAGCTGGTACGGGTGGTGCTCGCGCTCCCCGAGGGCGTCGGCGGGCCCGACCGCTTCGGCGCCGCCGCCGCCCCCTCCGCCGTGGTCGCCTCCGCTGACGGCGCCGAGATCGCCGGCTTCACCCTGACCGGACTGGACGCCGAGTCCGCCGTCATCGCGCTGGAGCTGTACCGCCGTCACGGCGGCTGGAAGGTCCGCGCGGTCGGCCAGGGATACGCGGGCGGCCTCGGGGAACTCCTCGCCGACCAGGGAGTGCCCGGCGCCCGCGAGACAGCCGCCGGAATCCAGGAGGCGGCCGGCCGCCACCCGGCCCGTGCCGTGCGGGAAGCCGGGCCCGGGCCGGGAACGCCCGACGGAGCGCGCCGCCCCGGCGCCGTGAACTACATCCACCCGGGCCGGCCGAGGCTCACCGCCACTCCCGCGACCTCGCCCGCGACCCCGCCCGCGACCTCGTCCCCGGCCGAGGCGTCCGCCCCGCCGTCAGGGCCCGGTGAGCCGCCCCGCCCGGTGGCGGGCGACGCCGGCGGCTGGACCATGGACGAGCGCCTCTACAACCAGGTCTGGGGCATGTTCGAGGACCTCGCCCGCTCCGTCGCCGCGTACCGGAGCGCGACGGGTTTCGCCGAGTCCCGGATGGACCAGGAGCTGGACCGCCTCCTCGCCGACCCGCGCGGCCGGACCGGCGGGGCGGGCGAGGCGGCCCGCGCGCGGGCCCGCGCCGCGCACGACGAGCTGGCCGGGCGGGCCCGCACCGTTCTCGACCGCGACCTCGACCGGCTCGCCGCCGAGTCCGAGGTCGTCGAGCCCGCCCTGCCACCGGCGTACGCGCGCTGGGACAGCGCCTGCTGGCAGGACTACCAGGTGCCCCGGGAGGCCCCGATGGCGCTGCGCCTGGGCGATCTCCGGCTGCCCGAGCGCCCCGGGCTGCGGATCCCGATGCTGGTGCGGCTGCCGCTGGAGCGCGGGCTGTGGATCGACAGCGGCCGCTCCGGCCCCGCGGTGGCCCCGGCGGCCGACCCGCGCCGGTCGGCCATGGACACGGCGGTCTCGCACGCCGCGCGCCTTCTCGCGGTCCATCCGCCCGGCGCGTTCACCGTCCAGGTGATCGACCCGGCCGGCTCCGCGACCGCCGCCCTGGCGCCGCTCACGGCCGCCGGAGTGCTCGACGGGCCGCCGGCCACCGGGGCCGGGGGAGTGGCGGCGCTCCTCGCGCGGCTCACCCGGCGGGTGGACCTGGTGCAGATGGCGGTGCGCGGCGGCGCCGCCGAGTCGCTGCCGCCGGATCTGGACCCGGCGGAGCAGCTGCTGATCGTCCACGACTTCCCGCACGGCTTCGACGACCGCACGGTGACCCAGCTGCGCTACCTCGCCGACGAGGGGCCCGCCGTCGGCGTCCATCTGATGATGGTCGCGGACCGCGAGGACGCGAGCGGTTACGGACCGGTGCTGGATCCGCTGTGGCGGTCGCTGCTCCGGATCACCCCCGTCCCCGATGATCACCTGGCGGATCCCTGGGTCGGCCACGCGTGGACGTACGAGCCGCCGGTGGTCCCTCCGGGCAGCGGGATACTGGATCGCGTTTTGCGCCAAGTGGCGCAAAAACGTCGCGCCCCCCGGCGCTGA
- a CDS encoding maleylpyruvate isomerase family mycothiol-dependent enzyme, whose protein sequence is MIDHARDLESLREATDRLLGAAAALDNAAVAEPSRLPGWSRGHVLAHIARNADALANVLEGRPMYTDSTTRDADIERDAPRPLAVQLDDVRNTADGFRHSAARSVDWSRVVTLRNGVTDTAARVPFRRWIEVELHHVDLGLGSELEDLSAEFTEREIGFLAERFSGNPAVPALTLSAPDGRTWRTGRREGAALAVTGPAPDLLGWLAGRRDGAALDLAGGELPVLPPL, encoded by the coding sequence ATGATCGATCACGCGCGGGACCTGGAATCCCTACGGGAAGCGACCGACCGACTCCTCGGCGCGGCCGCCGCACTGGACAACGCCGCCGTCGCCGAGCCGTCACGGCTGCCGGGCTGGAGCCGTGGTCACGTACTGGCGCACATCGCCAGGAACGCGGACGCGCTGGCGAATGTTCTGGAGGGCCGGCCGATGTACACGGACAGCACGACCCGTGACGCGGACATCGAGCGGGACGCTCCCCGGCCCCTCGCGGTCCAGCTCGACGACGTACGTAACACCGCGGACGGTTTCCGGCATTCCGCGGCCCGCTCCGTCGACTGGAGCCGGGTGGTCACGTTGCGCAACGGCGTGACGGACACGGCAGCCCGGGTGCCCTTCCGCCGCTGGATCGAGGTCGAGCTGCACCATGTCGACCTGGGGCTGGGCAGCGAGCTGGAAGATCTCTCCGCGGAGTTCACCGAACGGGAGATCGGCTTCCTGGCGGAGCGCTTCTCGGGGAACCCCGCGGTGCCGGCGCTGACACTGAGCGCGCCGGACGGGCGGACCTGGCGCACCGGCCGCCGGGAGGGCGCAGCGCTCGCGGTGACCGGCCCCGCGCCCGACCTGCTGGGCTGGCTGGCGGGCCGGCGCGACGGGGCCGCGCTGGACCTCGCGGGCGGGGAGCTGCCCGTACTTCCGCCGCTTTAG
- the uvrB gene encoding excinuclease ABC subunit UvrB produces the protein MRPVSKIERTVAPFEVVSSYQPSGDQPAAIADLERRVRAGEKDVVLLGATGTGKSATTAWMIEKLQRPTLVMAPNKTLAAQLANEFRELLPNNAVEYFVSYYDYYQPEAYVPQSDTYIEKDSSVNDEVERLRHSATNSLLTRRDVIVVASVSCIYGLGTPQEYVDRMVPLKVGAEMDRDQMLRRFVDIQYTRNDLAFTRGTFRVRGDTIEIFPVYEELAVRIEMFGDEIEALSTLHPLTGEVISDDQELYIFPASHYVAGPERMEKAVNGIERELESRLAELDKQGKLLESQRLRMRTTYDIEMMRQIGSCSGIENYSMHFDDRDPGSPPNTLLDYFPEDFLLVIDESHVTVPQIGAMYEGDASRKRTLVDHGFRLPSALDNRPLKWEEFQERIDQTVYLSATPGTYEMSRSDGFVEQIIRPTGLIDPEVVVKPTEGQIDDLVHEIRERTAKDERVLVTTLTKKMAEDLTDYFLELGIQVRYLHSDVDTLRRIELLRELRAGEYDVLVGINLLREGLDLPEVSLVAILDADKQGFLRSGTSLIQTIGRAARNVSGQVHMYADRITPAMEQAIDETNRRREKQIAYNTERGIDPQPLRKKINDIVATIAREEVDTEALLGTGYRQTKDGKPARTPVPSLGAKAGRKGGGAGASGAVVTDRPAAELAGIIEEMTDRMRAAAAELQFEVAARLRDEVGELKKELRQMREAGLA, from the coding sequence ATGCGGCCCGTTTCCAAGATCGAACGTACGGTGGCGCCTTTCGAGGTCGTCAGCTCCTACCAGCCCAGTGGCGATCAGCCGGCGGCCATCGCCGACCTGGAGCGGCGTGTCCGCGCGGGTGAGAAGGACGTCGTCCTGCTCGGCGCGACCGGCACGGGCAAGTCGGCGACCACCGCCTGGATGATCGAGAAGCTTCAGCGGCCCACCCTGGTGATGGCGCCGAACAAGACGCTCGCCGCCCAGCTGGCGAACGAGTTCCGCGAGCTGCTCCCCAACAACGCCGTCGAGTACTTCGTCTCCTACTACGACTACTACCAGCCGGAGGCGTACGTCCCGCAGTCGGACACCTACATCGAGAAGGACTCCTCCGTCAACGACGAGGTGGAGCGGCTGCGCCACTCGGCGACCAACTCGCTGCTGACCCGCCGCGACGTGATCGTCGTCGCCTCGGTCTCCTGCATCTACGGCCTCGGTACCCCACAGGAGTACGTGGACCGCATGGTGCCGCTGAAGGTCGGCGCCGAGATGGACCGCGACCAGATGCTGCGCCGTTTCGTCGACATCCAGTACACGCGCAACGACCTGGCGTTCACGCGCGGCACCTTCCGGGTGCGCGGCGACACCATCGAGATCTTCCCGGTCTACGAGGAGCTGGCCGTCCGGATCGAGATGTTCGGCGACGAGATCGAGGCGCTCTCCACGCTGCACCCGCTCACCGGCGAGGTCATCAGCGACGACCAGGAGCTGTACATCTTCCCCGCCAGCCACTACGTGGCCGGACCCGAGCGCATGGAGAAGGCGGTCAACGGGATCGAGCGCGAGCTGGAATCCCGGCTGGCCGAGCTGGACAAGCAGGGCAAGCTGCTGGAGTCCCAGCGGCTGCGCATGCGGACGACGTACGACATCGAGATGATGCGGCAGATCGGCTCCTGCTCCGGCATCGAGAACTACTCCATGCATTTCGACGACCGCGACCCCGGTTCCCCGCCCAACACCCTCCTCGACTACTTCCCCGAGGACTTCCTGCTGGTCATCGACGAGTCCCATGTCACCGTGCCGCAGATCGGCGCGATGTACGAGGGGGACGCCTCCCGCAAGCGGACCCTGGTCGACCACGGCTTCCGGCTGCCGTCCGCGCTCGACAACCGGCCGCTGAAGTGGGAGGAGTTCCAGGAGCGGATCGATCAGACCGTCTACCTCTCCGCCACCCCGGGCACCTACGAGATGTCCCGCTCCGACGGCTTCGTCGAGCAGATCATCCGCCCCACCGGACTCATCGACCCGGAGGTCGTCGTCAAGCCCACCGAGGGCCAGATCGACGACCTGGTGCACGAGATCCGCGAGCGCACCGCGAAGGACGAGCGCGTCCTGGTGACCACCCTCACCAAGAAGATGGCCGAGGACCTCACCGACTACTTCCTGGAGCTGGGCATCCAGGTGCGCTATCTCCACAGCGACGTCGACACCCTGCGCCGGATCGAGCTGCTGCGCGAACTGCGCGCCGGGGAGTACGACGTCCTGGTCGGGATCAACCTGCTGCGCGAGGGCCTCGACCTCCCCGAGGTCTCGCTGGTGGCGATCCTCGACGCGGACAAGCAGGGCTTCCTGCGCTCGGGCACCTCGCTGATCCAGACCATCGGCCGGGCGGCGCGCAATGTCTCCGGGCAGGTCCACATGTACGCGGACAGGATCACCCCGGCGATGGAGCAGGCCATCGACGAGACGAACCGCCGCCGCGAGAAGCAGATCGCGTACAACACCGAGCGCGGCATCGACCCCCAGCCGCTCCGCAAGAAGATCAACGACATCGTCGCGACCATCGCGCGTGAGGAGGTCGACACGGAGGCGCTGCTCGGCACCGGCTACCGGCAGACGAAGGACGGCAAGCCCGCCAGGACTCCGGTGCCCTCGCTCGGCGCCAAGGCCGGCCGCAAGGGCGGCGGGGCGGGCGCCTCCGGCGCGGTGGTCACGGACCGGCCCGCGGCCGAACTGGCCGGGATCATCGAGGAGATGACCGACCGGATGCGGGCCGCCGCCGCCGAATTGCAGTTCGAGGTGGCCGCCCGGCTCCGGGACGAAGTCGGCGAGCTGAAGAAGGAATTGCGGCAGATGAGGGAGGCGGGACTCGCCTGA
- a CDS encoding MBL fold metallo-hydrolase, translating into MTYSGAVKVGGPADVHELPALMISKVAVGPMENNAYLLRCRATGAQLLIDAANDAPTLLTLIGADGIASVVTTHRHGDHWQALAEVVAATGATTYAGRYDAEGIPVPTDVPVADGDTVRVGEIGLRALHLVGHTPGSIALVYDDPHGHAHVFTGDCLFPGGPGKTAGPAEFTSLLDGLEAKIFDTLPDEAWIYPGHGDDSTLGAERPHLAEWRARGW; encoded by the coding sequence ATGACATACAGCGGAGCGGTGAAGGTCGGCGGACCGGCGGACGTGCATGAACTGCCCGCCCTGATGATCTCCAAGGTCGCCGTCGGGCCGATGGAGAACAACGCCTATCTGCTGCGCTGCCGGGCCACCGGCGCGCAGTTGCTGATCGACGCGGCCAATGACGCGCCGACCCTGCTGACCCTGATCGGCGCCGACGGCATCGCGTCCGTCGTCACCACCCATCGCCACGGCGACCACTGGCAGGCACTGGCCGAGGTCGTGGCGGCCACGGGCGCCACGACGTACGCCGGCCGGTACGACGCGGAGGGCATCCCCGTACCCACCGATGTGCCGGTCGCCGACGGGGACACCGTCAGGGTCGGGGAGATCGGGCTCAGGGCGCTGCACCTGGTGGGCCACACCCCCGGGTCGATCGCGCTGGTCTACGACGATCCGCACGGTCACGCGCATGTCTTCACGGGTGACTGCCTCTTCCCGGGCGGCCCGGGGAAGACGGCGGGTCCCGCCGAGTTCACCAGCCTGCTGGACGGGCTCGAAGCGAAGATCTTCGACACCCTGCCGGACGAGGCGTGGATCTATCCGGGCCACGGCGACGACTCCACGCTCGGCGCCGAGCGCCCGCACCTGGCCGAGTGGCGGGCGCGGGGCTGGTAG
- a CDS encoding TerD family protein, whose protein sequence is MTKGQAISLEKKGGGTLTAVRMGLGWQAAPRRGLFGSRTREIDLDASAVLFADKQPVDVVFFRHLVSDDGSVKHTGDNLVGGAGQGGDDEAILVDLERVPVHIDQIVFTVNSFTGQTFQEVQNAFCRIVDETNGQELARYTLDGGGQYTAQIMAKVHRSGAGWRMTALGSPANGRTFQDLMPAILPHL, encoded by the coding sequence CTGACCAAGGGGCAGGCCATCAGCCTGGAGAAGAAGGGCGGCGGCACCCTGACCGCGGTGCGGATGGGGCTCGGCTGGCAGGCCGCGCCGCGCCGGGGGCTGTTCGGCTCCCGCACGCGCGAGATCGACCTCGACGCCTCGGCGGTCCTCTTCGCCGACAAGCAGCCGGTCGACGTCGTCTTCTTCCGTCACCTCGTCAGTGACGACGGCTCGGTCAAGCACACCGGGGACAACCTGGTCGGCGGGGCGGGCCAGGGCGGCGACGACGAGGCGATCCTGGTCGACCTGGAGCGGGTCCCGGTCCATATCGACCAGATCGTCTTCACGGTGAACTCGTTCACCGGCCAGACGTTCCAGGAGGTCCAGAACGCGTTCTGCCGCATCGTCGACGAGACGAACGGCCAGGAGCTGGCCCGCTACACCCTGGACGGCGGTGGCCAGTACACCGCGCAGATCATGGCGAAGGTCCACCGCTCGGGCGCGGGCTGGCGGATGACGGCCCTGGGCAGCCCGGCCAACGGCCGTACGTTCCAGGACCTGATGCCGGCGATCCTGCCGCACCTGTAG
- a CDS encoding MHYT domain-containing protein → MQGTIDGFSYGLVTPVAAFLMACLGAALGLRCTVRSLRAHSSWKPGGLALGAAAIGSGIWTMHFIAMTGFSVAEAPIGYDAPTTFASLAVGIIMVGIGIFIVGYRGSTRMALVTGGIITGLAIATMHYLGMAGMRVNGRVDYDIATVTLSVLIAVAAATAALWVVVSHRGFLAGLAASLVMGVASTGMHYTGMSAVHVHLAEVNAAPGGEPATELLIPMLIGPAVFLLLAGVAVLFDPFLVAGRDREERPAPAVPGPCDHTGVPAQRSRARSPHREPADRAAARSARPRHGSQDLHDW, encoded by the coding sequence ATGCAGGGCACCATCGACGGATTCAGCTACGGCCTCGTCACACCCGTGGCGGCCTTTCTCATGGCCTGCCTGGGCGCGGCGCTCGGCCTGCGCTGCACCGTGAGATCCCTGCGCGCCCACAGCTCCTGGAAGCCGGGCGGGCTCGCCCTGGGCGCGGCCGCGATCGGTTCGGGCATCTGGACCATGCACTTCATCGCGATGACGGGTTTCTCCGTCGCGGAGGCGCCGATCGGGTACGACGCGCCGACGACCTTCGCCAGTCTGGCCGTGGGGATCATCATGGTCGGGATCGGGATCTTCATCGTCGGTTACCGGGGCTCGACCCGGATGGCGCTGGTCACCGGCGGCATCATCACCGGCCTGGCCATCGCCACCATGCACTACCTCGGCATGGCCGGGATGCGGGTGAACGGGCGCGTCGACTACGACATCGCGACCGTCACCCTCTCCGTCCTGATCGCCGTCGCCGCCGCGACGGCCGCGCTGTGGGTCGTCGTCTCGCACCGCGGCTTCCTGGCCGGCCTGGCCGCCAGCCTGGTGATGGGCGTCGCGTCGACCGGCATGCACTACACGGGGATGTCCGCCGTCCACGTCCATCTCGCGGAGGTCAACGCCGCCCCCGGCGGCGAACCGGCCACCGAACTGCTCATCCCGATGCTGATCGGCCCGGCGGTCTTCCTGCTGCTGGCCGGGGTGGCCGTGCTGTTCGATCCGTTCCTGGTGGCTGGCCGGGACCGGGAGGAGCGTCCCGCACCGGCCGTTCCCGGTCCGTGCGATCACACGGGCGTGCCCGCGCAGCGGTCCCGGGCGCGCTCGCCCCACCGCGAGCCCGCCGACCGGGCGGCCGCCCGCTCCGCCCGGCCCCGGCACGGCTCCCAGGACCTCCACGACTGGTGA